GCCAAGTCCTGGACGATCCCGACCGCGACGCGACGGGCGTCCGCATCGAGGGCCAGGGCCCCGGCGCACGCGTCGTCGTAACCGGAAATCGGCCCCGCCTTCGTCATCCGATCAAGCGTTTCGGCGATGACTGCGGCAATATTGAGAAAGGCCAGACGACGGTCAAGAAAGGCCAGGGCCGCGACCTCGTTGGCCGCGTTGAAGATGGTGGGCGCGCCGGCGCCCGTTTCGAGCGCTTCACGCGCCAGTCGGAGGGCCGGAAACCGGACCGGATCAGGGGCTTCGAAGGTCAGTCTGCCCATGGCCGCGAGGTCCAGACGGGGCGCCGGCCAGTCCAGCCGCTCGGGCCAGGCCAGGGCGCAGGCGATCGGCGTGCGCATGTCGGGAGGGCCCATCTGGGCGAGGGTCGACCCGTCGACGAACTCCACCAGACTGTGGATGATCGATTCCGGGTGGACGACCACGTCGATCTTCCCGGCCGGCATGCCGAAGAGATAGGCGGCCTCGATCATCTCCAGGCCCTTGTTGGCCATGGTGGCGCTGTCGACCGAGATCTTGGCCCCCATGCTCCAATTGGGATGGGCCACGGCCTGCTCGGGCGTCATCGACGCCATCGCCTCGCGCGAGGTGGTGCGGAACGGTCCGCCCGAGGCGGTCAGGATCAGCCGGGCGACATGGTCCGGCGTCTCTGCCGGGAAGACCTGAAAGATGGCGGAGTGTTCGGAATCGACCGGGATCAGACGGCCGCCATGGGCCCGGACCCGCTCGATCAGGCTGGCGCCGCAGCAGACCAGGCTCTCCTTGTTGGCCAGGGCCAGGGTCGCGCCGGTCGCCGCCGCCGCCCAGGCGGACTTCAGGCCCGCGGCGCCGACGATGGAGGCCATGACCAGATCGGTGGGACGTGTCGCCGCTTCGATCACGGCCTGCTCTCCGGCCGCCACGGCGATCCCGGTGCCGGCCAGGGCGTCGCGCAGGGCCTCCAGCCGGGCAGGATCGGCGGTCACGGCGACCTCGGGCCGCCAGCGTCGTGCCTGTTCCGCCAGCCGCTCGATATTGGCCCCGCCGGTCAGGGCGACGACCTCGAATTCGGCCGAGCCGGCCGCCTGGCCGTGCACCATCAGGTCCAGGGTCGAGGTCCCGACCGAGCCGGTGGAGCCCAGAACGCTCACGCGCCGCCTGATCATGCGCCACGCTCCAGCAGCAGCACGCCCAGCCGTCCGGCCGCCACGACGACGATGGCGAACATCAGTCCGTCCACCCGGTCCAGCAGCCCGCCGTGGCCGGGGATCAGCTTGCCCGCATCCTTGACGCCGAAGCGCCGCTTGAGCGCCGATTCCCACAGGTCGCCCGCCATGGTGGCCAGGGCGCCCGCCAGCCCCAGCAGGCCGCCCCAGACGGCGGTCAGCGGGTCCATGTCCAGCCAGGCCGCGATGGCGGCGCCGGCGCACACCCCGGCCAGCAGTCCGCCTACGAAGCCGGACCAGGTCTTGTTCGGCGAGAACCGGGGCCACAGCTTGGGCCCGCCCAGCAGGCTGCCGAAGACATAGGCGGCGATGTCGGAGGCCCAGGTCACCGCCAGCACGAACACGGTCCAGTGCAGGCCCGAGGCATCGTCGGCCTGGCCGTTGCGCAGCCAGATGACCAGCACGGCCGGCCAGCCGAGGTAGAGGACGCCATAGGCGGCATCCAGCGCCTCCTGCCCCCGTGCCCGGGCGTAGAGGGCGGCCGCGACCGCCCCGAACACCAGAAGGACCAGCGACAGCGACAGCTGCTGGGCATGGACCGTGAGGATCGCGCAGAGCAGCGCCAGGAAGACCGCCGTGCCGGTCGCGCGCCAGGCCCTGGGCGCGCTCATCATCGCCCATTCGGCGGACAGCAGGGCCGCGGCGACGACCAGCAGGGCGAGGAACCAGGGCCCGCCCAGCCAGGTGGCGAGACCCGCCGCCGGCGCCAGAACGATCGCAGAGGCCGCGCGAAGCCCGATGTCGCGCACCCGCATGGCCATCAGCCGACCGCGAGCGCGGGGGCGACCGTGACGGCACCGAAGCGGCGATCGCGCGCCTGATACTGGCGCACCACGTCGGCCAGGGCCTCCGGCCCATAGTCGGGCCACAGCACGTCCTGATAGACGAGCTCGGCATAGGCCGCTTCCCACAGCAGGAAGTTGGACAGCCGCTGCTCGCCCGAGGTGCGCACGATCACGTCGACCGGCGGGGATCCGGCCGTGGACAGCCCTGCCCCCAGCATGGCCTCGTCCAGCGGGCCCGTCGCCTGACCCGCCAGGACGCGGTCCACATGGGCCTGGGCCGCATCGACGATGTCGGCCCGGCCGCCGTAGTTGAAGGCCACCTGCAGCAGGAATTTGTCATTGTGCGCGGTCGTGCGCTCGGCCCGCTCGACGATGGCGTCGATGTCGCTGGGCAGGCCCGTCCGGCGGCCCAGCACCCGGACCCGCACGCCTTCACGCGCCAGCCGGTTCAGGTCACTGGACACATAGGAGCGAACCAGACCCATCAGGTCGGACACCTCCTCCACCGGGCGTCGCCAGTTCTCGGTCGAGAAGCCGAAGACCGTCAGGCAGTCGATGCCGAAATCCGGAGCCGCCTGCACCGTGCGCTTCAGCGCCTGCACGCCCTCGCGATGGCCCATGGCACGCGGCAGTCCCCGGGCCTGCGCCCAGCGACCGTTGCCATCCATGATCAGAGCGACATGCCGGGGCCCGATCTCAGAGGCTGGCAGACCGCCGGGTTGGGCCGTCATCAAAAATCCATTCTGTCGAGGTGAGAGGAGGCCCTCAAACCTGCATGATCTCAACTTCCTTGGTCTTCAAGGTCTCGTCGATACGCTTGATGGCCGCATCGGTGTCCTTCTGGACCTCGGTCTCCATCTTTTTCTGGTCGTCCTGGCTGATCTCGCCGGCCTTTTCCGCCTTCTTCAGGTCGTCGTTGGCGTCGCGGCGCACGTTGCGGACGGCGATCTTCTGCTGTTCGGCATATTTTCCGGCCAGCTTGGCCAGCTCCTTGCGGCGCTCCTCGGTCAGGGGCGGCACGGGAATGCGCAGGGTCTGGCCGTCGACGATGGGGTTCAGACCCAGGCCCGCGGCGCGGATGGCCTTCTCGACCGGTCCGACCATCGACTTGTCCCAGACGCTGACCGAGATCATCCGCGGCTCGGGCACGCTGATGGCGGCCACGGCGTTCAGCGGCGAGGTCGAGCCATAGGCCTGGACCTGGACCGGATCCAGCAGGCCGGCGTTCGCCCGGCCGGTCCGCAGGCCCTGGAATTCCTCCTTCAGGGAGGTGACGGCGCGGTCCATGCGGTCGCGATAGGTCTTCAGATCGGGCTTGGCCATGTGGGTCTCCTGGGTTCGTTTCTTGTCAGGCCGTCGGGGCGGGAAGGTCGCTGATGACCGTGAACGTTCCCTTGCCCTTCAGCACCTTGCGCAGTGAATCTTCCTCGCGGATCGAAAACACCACGATCGGGATCTTGCTCTCGCGCATCAGGGCGATCGCGGCGGCGTCCATGACCTTCAGGTTCTGGCTCAGCACGTCCTGATAGGTCAGGTGCTCATAGCGCGTCGCCGACTTGTCCTTCTTGGGATCGGCCGAATAGACGCCGTCGACGGAGGTGCCCTTCAGCAGGGCGTCGCAGCCCATCTCGGCGGCGCGCAGGGCGGCGGCCGTATCGGTCGTGAAATAGGGGTTGCCGGTGCCGGCGGCGAAGATGACCACGCGGCCCTTCTCCATGTGCCGGACGGCGCGACGGCGGATGTAGGGTTCGGCGATCGCGGCCATGGGGATGGCGCTCTGCACGCGGGTATCGACGCCGATCTTCTCCAGCGCGTTCTGCATGGCCAGGGCGTTCATGACGGTCGCCAGCATGCCCATGTAGTCGGCGCTGGCCCGTTCCATGTCGGCAGCCGCCGTCGACAGACCGCGGAAGATGTTGCCCCCGCCGATCACCAGACAGACCTCGGTCCCGCCTTTGACGACACGGGCGATGGCGGCGGCCACGGTGTCGACCGTCGCCATGTCGATGCCATAGCCCTGATCGCCCATCAGGACCTCGCCTGATACCTTGAGCAGCACCTTCTTGTATTTCGGGGCACTGTCAGCGGGCATGGGGGTCTCGTTCTGCGGGATTCGTGGTGTCTTATAGACGAAGGGCGCGCCCGGCTTCAAAGCCGAACGCGCCCCCCATGACATTTCGCCGACGACGG
This DNA window, taken from Brevundimonas subvibrioides ATCC 15264, encodes the following:
- the dxr gene encoding 1-deoxy-D-xylulose-5-phosphate reductoisomerase translates to MIRRRVSVLGSTGSVGTSTLDLMVHGQAAGSAEFEVVALTGGANIERLAEQARRWRPEVAVTADPARLEALRDALAGTGIAVAAGEQAVIEAATRPTDLVMASIVGAAGLKSAWAAAATGATLALANKESLVCCGASLIERVRAHGGRLIPVDSEHSAIFQVFPAETPDHVARLILTASGGPFRTTSREAMASMTPEQAVAHPNWSMGAKISVDSATMANKGLEMIEAAYLFGMPAGKIDVVVHPESIIHSLVEFVDGSTLAQMGPPDMRTPIACALAWPERLDWPAPRLDLAAMGRLTFEAPDPVRFPALRLAREALETGAGAPTIFNAANEVAALAFLDRRLAFLNIAAVIAETLDRMTKAGPISGYDDACAGALALDADARRVAVGIVQDLAIAA
- a CDS encoding phosphatidate cytidylyltransferase — encoded protein: MAMRVRDIGLRAASAIVLAPAAGLATWLGGPWFLALLVVAAALLSAEWAMMSAPRAWRATGTAVFLALLCAILTVHAQQLSLSLVLLVFGAVAAALYARARGQEALDAAYGVLYLGWPAVLVIWLRNGQADDASGLHWTVFVLAVTWASDIAAYVFGSLLGGPKLWPRFSPNKTWSGFVGGLLAGVCAGAAIAAWLDMDPLTAVWGGLLGLAGALATMAGDLWESALKRRFGVKDAGKLIPGHGGLLDRVDGLMFAIVVVAAGRLGVLLLERGA
- the uppS gene encoding polyprenyl diphosphate synthase, with product MTAQPGGLPASEIGPRHVALIMDGNGRWAQARGLPRAMGHREGVQALKRTVQAAPDFGIDCLTVFGFSTENWRRPVEEVSDLMGLVRSYVSSDLNRLAREGVRVRVLGRRTGLPSDIDAIVERAERTTAHNDKFLLQVAFNYGGRADIVDAAQAHVDRVLAGQATGPLDEAMLGAGLSTAGSPPVDVIVRTSGEQRLSNFLLWEAAYAELVYQDVLWPDYGPEALADVVRQYQARDRRFGAVTVAPALAVG
- the frr gene encoding ribosome recycling factor, producing MAKPDLKTYRDRMDRAVTSLKEEFQGLRTGRANAGLLDPVQVQAYGSTSPLNAVAAISVPEPRMISVSVWDKSMVGPVEKAIRAAGLGLNPIVDGQTLRIPVPPLTEERRKELAKLAGKYAEQQKIAVRNVRRDANDDLKKAEKAGEISQDDQKKMETEVQKDTDAAIKRIDETLKTKEVEIMQV
- the pyrH gene encoding UMP kinase, whose protein sequence is MPADSAPKYKKVLLKVSGEVLMGDQGYGIDMATVDTVAAAIARVVKGGTEVCLVIGGGNIFRGLSTAAADMERASADYMGMLATVMNALAMQNALEKIGVDTRVQSAIPMAAIAEPYIRRRAVRHMEKGRVVIFAAGTGNPYFTTDTAAALRAAEMGCDALLKGTSVDGVYSADPKKDKSATRYEHLTYQDVLSQNLKVMDAAAIALMRESKIPIVVFSIREEDSLRKVLKGKGTFTVISDLPAPTA